A section of the Nitrospirota bacterium genome encodes:
- a CDS encoding SoxR reducing system RseC family protein produces the protein MVKFPMIEEIGTVLSVEGLHARVSVPKKSSCQGCSSGTCVAGDQSMEIEAINKAGAVVGQQVKVLVHTSAYMKGSMVIYGFPALMLVIGAVIGKEVMPRFFSSADADSLSAIFGFSFLVASFIFIKIWSAAQPGKTATSPVIEEILKEHTSD, from the coding sequence ATGGTAAAATTCCCTATGATCGAAGAGATAGGCACCGTACTAAGCGTTGAAGGCCTGCACGCCCGTGTCTCTGTTCCAAAAAAAAGTTCCTGTCAGGGCTGCTCCTCAGGCACCTGCGTGGCAGGCGATCAGTCAATGGAGATCGAGGCAATTAATAAGGCAGGGGCAGTTGTTGGCCAGCAGGTAAAGGTCCTGGTCCATACCTCTGCATATATGAAGGGCTCCATGGTCATTTACGGCTTCCCGGCATTGATGCTCGTAATCGGTGCAGTCATCGGCAAAGAAGTCATGCCCCGCTTTTTCTCGTCTGCAGATGCGGACTCCCTCTCTGCAATTTTCGGATTCAGTTTCCTGGTCGCATCGTTTATTTTTATAAAGATCTGGTCGGCTGCCCAGCCCGGAAAGACTGCAACATCACCGGTAATTGAAGAGATATTGAAAGAGCATACGTCGGACTGA
- the gpmA gene encoding 2,3-diphosphoglycerate-dependent phosphoglycerate mutase → MTKLVLLRHGESIWNRENRFTGWTDVDLSEKGMEEAKKAGRLLKEEGLVFDLAFTSVLKRAIRTLWLALDEMDLMWLPVRNSWRLNERHYGALQGLNKSEMAAQYGEEQVRIWRRSYDVMPQALEKNDSRYPGSDPRYAGLAEQDIPLTESLKSTVERFLPYWQETIVPEIASGRRVLIAAHGNSLRALVKHLDTISDSEIVGMNIPTGIPLVYELDEALRPIRHYYLGDQQEIAAAMEKVANQGKK, encoded by the coding sequence ATGACGAAACTTGTGCTTCTGAGGCATGGCGAAAGCATCTGGAACAGGGAGAACCGTTTTACCGGCTGGACTGACGTTGATCTGTCTGAAAAAGGCATGGAAGAGGCGAAGAAGGCGGGCCGGCTGCTCAAAGAGGAAGGTCTTGTCTTTGACCTTGCGTTTACCTCTGTCTTGAAGCGGGCGATCAGGACGCTCTGGCTTGCTCTGGATGAGATGGACCTCATGTGGCTGCCGGTCAGGAACTCCTGGCGCCTTAATGAGCGGCACTATGGCGCGCTTCAGGGACTCAATAAATCCGAGATGGCCGCCCAATACGGGGAAGAGCAGGTGCGCATATGGAGACGCAGCTATGATGTTATGCCGCAGGCGCTTGAAAAAAACGACAGCAGGTATCCGGGCAGCGATCCGAGATACGCCGGGCTGGCTGAGCAGGATATCCCCCTTACCGAGAGCCTGAAAAGTACGGTTGAGCGGTTTCTGCCGTACTGGCAGGAGACAATTGTCCCGGAAATCGCATCGGGCAGGCGGGTGCTTATAGCAGCACATGGAAATTCGTTGCGAGCCCTGGTCAAGCACCTCGACACGATCTCTGATAGCGAGATTGTTGGCATGAACATCCCTACCGGCATTCCCCTTGTCTATGAACTTGATGAAGCGCTCCGGCCGATCCGGCATTATTACCTCGGCGATCAGCAGGAGATAGCCGCTGCCATGGAGAAGGTCGCGAACCAGGGAAAGAAATAA
- a CDS encoding DUF523 domain-containing protein — translation MNNKIRLGISACLLGENVRYDGRHKLDPFLKNTLSEYVEWQAVCPEIETGLPVPREAMRLVGDPGSPRLVTIKTGIDITDLMQEWSGKKLRELESQDLCGFVFKSRSPSCGIKGVEVFNRSGQPISKGTGIFCAAFMARFPLVAVEDEESLQDAIRRKKFIDLLGCFR, via the coding sequence ATGAATAATAAAATTCGCCTAGGCATCAGTGCCTGTCTTTTGGGTGAAAATGTCCGCTACGACGGCAGGCACAAACTTGATCCTTTTCTGAAAAATACCCTCAGCGAATATGTTGAGTGGCAGGCTGTCTGCCCTGAGATTGAAACTGGGCTGCCTGTTCCGCGCGAGGCAATGCGGCTTGTCGGCGATCCCGGGTCTCCGCGTCTGGTGACAATCAAAACAGGGATCGACATCACGGATCTCATGCAGGAATGGTCGGGGAAAAAACTCCGGGAGTTGGAGAGCCAGGACCTCTGCGGATTTGTATTTAAGAGCAGATCTCCGAGCTGCGGCATAAAGGGCGTTGAAGTTTTCAACCGTTCAGGCCAGCCGATCAGCAAAGGCACAGGTATTTTCTGTGCGGCATTTATGGCGCGCTTTCCTCTTGTTGCAGTTGAAGATGAAGAGAGCCTTCAAGACGCGATACGTCGCAAAAAATTCATTGACCTGCTTGGCTGTTTCCGGTGA
- a CDS encoding ferredoxin:thioredoxin reductase: MTVTAEHLYEILSGYAASRGMQLNNDREFVLDILAGLLKNEERYGYRSCPCRLASGFRERDEDIICPCRYRDDNVRDYGSCYCSLYVSEAWNNETVPHGVVPERRTQRR; the protein is encoded by the coding sequence ATGACCGTCACGGCAGAGCATCTGTATGAAATCCTTTCGGGCTATGCAGCTTCACGGGGCATGCAGCTGAACAACGACAGAGAGTTCGTCCTCGACATTCTGGCGGGGCTTCTGAAAAACGAAGAGCGCTACGGGTATCGCTCCTGTCCCTGCAGGCTGGCATCAGGGTTCAGGGAACGTGATGAAGATATCATCTGCCCCTGCAGATACCGGGATGATAATGTCAGGGATTACGGGAGCTGTTACTGCTCGTTGTATGTTTCAGAGGCCTGGAATAACGAAACGGTCCCTCACGGCGTTGTCCCTGAGCGGAGAACACAAAGGAGATAG
- a CDS encoding glutaredoxin family protein yields the protein MTKKVTVYTLSTCPVCKKVKKFLEENGISYTLIEVDTLDGSEQWAATRELAKHNPQASYPTTVVEDVISGYDIDALRGKLQ from the coding sequence ATGACAAAAAAGGTTACCGTATACACATTAAGCACCTGCCCCGTCTGCAAGAAGGTAAAGAAATTTCTTGAGGAAAACGGGATCAGCTATACGTTAATCGAGGTCGATACGCTCGATGGCTCGGAGCAGTGGGCCGCAACAAGGGAACTTGCCAAACATAACCCTCAGGCTTCATATCCGACCACCGTGGTAGAGGATGTAATCTCAGGGTATGATATCGATGCGTTGAGGGGAAAGCTGCAGTAG
- a CDS encoding glycosyltransferase family 9 protein translates to MKPGNIFIHHDGALGDMLLSLPCIQIIREFAAQIHLAGRRDVVHFLKEAGIVDEISSADSLRYSSLYSESLDDSMKSFLSGFYRSFFFTANTESALLHTIRRIIPATRAIQTIPPDNIPEHAAEFRVKQCGFGRIEAQQKVLVRISDKEKVWAAEFLNGRGYAAAGHGLFIVHPGSGGKKKCWPLEEYAELIALVMSNPSLFCLLLSGPAEDAETVRMLEQLARTGRRIVHLHDVPLIRVAALLERSRFYIGNDSGISHLAGIMHCRGVVLFGPTDPRVWKPTGGTLEVLKFDDETDGIGGQIQIRMKRSLDAC, encoded by the coding sequence ATGAAACCGGGGAACATTTTCATTCATCATGATGGGGCGTTAGGTGATATGCTTCTTTCTCTTCCCTGCATTCAGATCATCAGGGAGTTTGCCGCTCAAATACATCTGGCAGGCCGAAGAGATGTAGTGCATTTTCTGAAAGAAGCCGGAATTGTTGATGAGATTTCGTCTGCCGACAGCCTGCGGTATAGCTCGCTCTATTCCGAATCATTGGATGATTCAATGAAGTCTTTTCTTTCCGGTTTTTACCGATCGTTTTTTTTTACGGCCAATACGGAATCCGCGCTTCTTCATACTATTCGACGCATCATTCCTGCCACCCGGGCGATACAGACCATTCCACCGGACAACATCCCTGAGCATGCGGCTGAATTCAGGGTTAAGCAATGCGGATTTGGCAGGATCGAAGCGCAGCAAAAGGTCCTGGTCCGCATTTCGGATAAAGAAAAAGTATGGGCGGCTGAGTTTTTGAACGGGCGGGGCTATGCTGCTGCCGGACATGGTCTCTTCATTGTCCATCCCGGAAGCGGCGGGAAGAAAAAATGCTGGCCGCTTGAAGAGTATGCTGAACTGATCGCGTTGGTCATGAGCAACCCGTCTTTATTCTGCCTGCTGTTGTCAGGTCCTGCAGAAGATGCGGAAACAGTACGGATGCTGGAGCAGCTGGCAAGGACGGGCAGAAGGATCGTTCATCTGCATGACGTGCCATTGATACGTGTAGCGGCACTGCTTGAACGGTCTCGGTTCTATATCGGCAATGACTCCGGCATCAGCCACCTTGCCGGCATTATGCATTGCAGAGGGGTGGTATTATTTGGCCCGACTGACCCGCGCGTATGGAAGCCGACAGGCGGCACGCTGGAAGTCCTGAAGTTTGATGATGAAACAGATGGCATAGGCGGGCAGATACAAATCAGGATGAAAAGGTCCCTGGATGCCTGCTGA
- a CDS encoding HAMP domain-containing histidine kinase, whose amino-acid sequence METHFASPERSTPGELYRDIHEASSNPVVDGLLKTVGGLIAVLNEHRQILSVNSALLDMIGIDDPRSVLSLRPGEAIGCIHAHDMPGGCGTSRYCSTCGAAIAIVTSLSTDGPQEQKCVATVSRDGRQTDLCLRVRSCPISLEGTRFLLLFVQNITLEESRASLERAFFHDISNTITALLGASELMEFKDQEGKNRLARQIQQISCHLAKEVEIQRALSQSDQQTYAVKMQDFTTDDVIREMQAVFTGHCAAKNKILFSPEDAPCIPVRSDLHLVLRIITNMLTNAFEATEDGGTVKLWVDHDPDLTFHVWSRQAIADDVARRVFQRHFSTKGNHGRGIGTYAMKLFGESVLGGKVEFTTSGADGTTFRLSLPSHHIS is encoded by the coding sequence ATGGAAACGCACTTTGCATCGCCGGAGCGGTCAACGCCAGGAGAATTGTATCGTGATATCCACGAAGCGAGCAGTAACCCTGTTGTTGACGGCCTCCTCAAGACCGTAGGCGGCCTTATTGCCGTTTTGAACGAGCACCGCCAGATCCTCTCGGTCAATAGTGCTCTTCTTGATATGATCGGTATTGATGATCCCCGCAGCGTACTCAGTCTTAGACCCGGTGAGGCAATCGGGTGTATCCATGCCCATGATATGCCGGGCGGATGCGGGACCTCACGTTATTGCTCAACCTGCGGTGCTGCGATTGCCATTGTGACAAGTCTTTCCACCGATGGACCGCAGGAGCAGAAATGCGTTGCTACGGTCAGCAGGGATGGCAGACAGACAGATCTCTGCCTCCGTGTCAGGTCATGCCCGATATCACTGGAAGGAACGCGATTCCTTCTCCTCTTTGTACAGAACATAACCCTTGAGGAGAGCCGGGCGTCTCTGGAGCGCGCCTTCTTTCACGACATCAGCAATACCATCACGGCTCTGCTGGGAGCGAGCGAACTGATGGAATTTAAGGATCAGGAAGGCAAGAACAGGCTCGCCAGGCAGATACAGCAGATATCCTGTCACCTGGCAAAAGAAGTCGAAATCCAGCGGGCACTTTCGCAATCGGACCAGCAGACGTATGCAGTCAAAATGCAGGACTTCACGACTGATGACGTCATCAGGGAGATGCAGGCAGTCTTTACAGGCCACTGCGCTGCGAAAAACAAGATACTGTTTTCCCCGGAAGATGCTCCCTGCATCCCTGTCCGCTCAGATCTGCATCTGGTGCTGAGAATAATTACGAACATGCTCACAAACGCCTTCGAGGCAACGGAAGATGGCGGCACCGTAAAACTTTGGGTTGATCATGACCCGGATCTGACGTTTCACGTATGGAGTCGTCAGGCGATTGCCGATGATGTGGCGAGGAGGGTCTTTCAGCGCCATTTCAGTACCAAGGGCAACCATGGACGCGGCATCGGGACCTATGCCATGAAACTCTTTGGTGAAAGCGTGCTTGGTGGAAAGGTCGAGTTCACGACTTCCGGGGCCGACGGGACCACATTCAGGTTATCACTGCCCTCGCATCATATATCATGA
- a CDS encoding EamA family transporter, translated as MLSCFHIITNYPHFFLNSAVEWVTLSRTSAFFLATSDALAKKALQDQNEFLVTWFRMLFTLPVLVVTLFLVPWPRLDADFYLAFFAALPLELITVILYIKAFKRSPLSLTMPFLALTPVFLIAVSYAVLGEKVSAVAYFVLSLYHKHRAAGMTDHLFCYAAHKKSF; from the coding sequence ATGCTTTCATGTTTCCATATTATCACAAATTACCCGCATTTCTTTTTAAATAGTGCGGTGGAGTGGGTTACGCTGTCGCGGACATCAGCTTTTTTTCTTGCAACGAGCGATGCGCTTGCCAAGAAGGCCCTGCAGGACCAGAATGAATTCCTTGTTACCTGGTTTCGTATGCTCTTTACGCTTCCGGTCCTTGTCGTTACATTGTTTCTGGTGCCATGGCCACGGCTTGATGCGGACTTCTACCTGGCATTTTTCGCTGCGCTTCCCCTTGAACTCATCACTGTCATTTTATATATTAAGGCCTTCAAACGTTCTCCTCTGAGCCTGACCATGCCCTTTCTGGCTCTTACCCCGGTCTTTCTGATAGCGGTCTCCTATGCTGTCCTTGGCGAAAAAGTTTCAGCCGTAGCCTATTTTGTGTTATCCCTTTACCACAAGCACAGGGCAGCGGGCATGACCGATCACCTTTTCTGTTACGCTGCCCATAAGAAGTCTTTTTAG
- a CDS encoding universal stress protein, translating to MGRYRKILVAIDGSTSSMHALSESFKFAEHEKCWMTVVSVIPPYLGDLDTTSVGNVMAAMRKPCEDSLAEAARIAVGAKIMVRTVCEEGETHERIVDLSDAENYDLIVMGRRGQHRLERALVGSVTARVIGYSHRDVLVVPKDAAVGWQKILIATDGSKYSDAATEKAIDFALSYGGELIILSVVDMPAEFYGESPEAWDRLVVKARSYADKAKQKAEASGIRVQAFVREAETWQAIIDMTDEMEADTIIMGSHGRTGLKRLLMGSVTEKVIGHARCPVLVVKG from the coding sequence ATGGGCAGATACCGGAAGATCCTCGTTGCCATAGACGGCTCGACGTCGAGCATGCATGCGCTCAGCGAATCCTTTAAATTTGCAGAGCATGAAAAATGCTGGATGACTGTGGTATCGGTCATCCCTCCGTACCTCGGCGATCTTGATACGACGAGTGTCGGTAATGTTATGGCAGCGATGCGCAAACCGTGCGAGGACTCACTTGCAGAGGCTGCACGTATTGCAGTGGGAGCGAAGATCATGGTCAGGACGGTCTGCGAAGAAGGCGAAACGCACGAGCGGATCGTTGACCTGTCAGATGCTGAAAATTACGACCTCATCGTCATGGGCAGGAGAGGTCAGCACAGGCTTGAGCGGGCCCTTGTCGGGAGTGTTACGGCAAGGGTCATCGGATACAGCCACAGGGATGTTCTTGTTGTTCCGAAGGACGCGGCAGTCGGCTGGCAAAAGATACTGATCGCAACGGACGGATCAAAATACAGTGACGCTGCAACGGAAAAGGCTATCGACTTTGCCCTGTCCTACGGGGGAGAGCTGATCATCCTGTCTGTGGTTGATATGCCGGCAGAGTTTTACGGGGAATCGCCTGAAGCCTGGGACAGGCTTGTTGTCAAGGCCCGATCATATGCGGACAAGGCAAAACAGAAGGCTGAAGCTTCAGGGATCAGGGTGCAGGCCTTTGTCAGAGAAGCAGAGACATGGCAGGCGATCATAGATATGACAGATGAAATGGAAGCGGATACTATCATTATGGGGTCCCATGGGCGAACCGGGCTAAAAAGACTTCTTATGGGCAGCGTAACAGAAAAGGTGATCGGTCATGCCCGCTGCCCTGTGCTTGTGGTAAAGGGATAA
- a CDS encoding sulfite exporter TauE/SafE family protein produces the protein MHDLAQTAANFINLDAITIIYLFLVGFVGGLVSGFIGSGGAFVLTPGMMSMGVPALVAVASNMCHKFPKALVGAIKRAKYGQVDVKLGIALGVSAEAGVLYGAHIQESIKKAFGDAGSNLYVSVSFVVVLAVVGIFVLRDAWKTYKSGNMHAEEKMTKLAKWVQSVNIPGTMVYFKSLNARISILFTIPLGFATGVLAATIAVGGFVGVPSMIYVLGAPSLMASATELVIAFVMGLGGSFKYALHGMVDIRLAMIILGGSLFGIQLGAMGTTYVKPFMIKVVMGLIMVIVLFSRALMVPVYLSQLGLISPLTEQTTKMLKSTSFGIMIFALALGAFIVLRAMWQGRRAEQREHQEALAHSKA, from the coding sequence ATGCACGATTTAGCCCAAACAGCAGCGAATTTCATAAACCTTGATGCGATAACCATCATATATCTGTTTCTTGTCGGTTTTGTAGGAGGCCTTGTCAGCGGATTTATCGGCTCAGGAGGAGCATTCGTCCTTACCCCAGGCATGATGAGCATGGGCGTGCCGGCACTCGTGGCAGTGGCAAGTAATATGTGCCACAAATTTCCGAAGGCATTGGTCGGAGCCATTAAGAGAGCCAAATATGGTCAGGTCGATGTAAAGCTCGGTATTGCCCTCGGCGTTTCAGCAGAGGCCGGCGTTCTTTACGGAGCGCATATCCAGGAGAGTATTAAAAAAGCTTTCGGTGATGCAGGGTCAAACCTCTATGTCAGCGTTTCCTTTGTGGTGGTACTCGCCGTTGTAGGCATCTTTGTACTCAGAGATGCCTGGAAGACGTACAAGTCAGGGAATATGCATGCAGAAGAGAAGATGACCAAACTGGCGAAATGGGTCCAGTCAGTCAACATCCCCGGCACCATGGTATATTTCAAAAGTCTGAATGCAAGGATATCGATCCTCTTCACCATACCGCTCGGTTTTGCAACAGGCGTTCTTGCCGCAACGATTGCAGTAGGAGGCTTTGTCGGCGTTCCTTCCATGATCTATGTGCTTGGCGCACCGAGTCTCATGGCCTCGGCAACCGAGCTTGTCATCGCGTTTGTGATGGGACTTGGCGGCTCGTTCAAGTATGCGCTTCACGGCATGGTTGATATCCGGCTTGCCATGATCATTCTTGGCGGCTCGCTCTTCGGCATTCAGCTTGGTGCAATGGGCACCACCTATGTCAAACCCTTCATGATAAAAGTGGTAATGGGCCTGATCATGGTGATCGTGCTGTTCAGCCGTGCGCTGATGGTCCCGGTTTATCTTTCCCAGCTTGGCCTCATTTCACCATTAACCGAACAGACAACAAAGATGCTGAAAAGCACGAGCTTCGGCATAATGATCTTTGCCCTGGCCCTTGGCGCCTTTATCGTTCTCCGGGCCATGTGGCAGGGACGCAGGGCTGAACAACGTGAGCATCAGGAAGCACTTGCCCACTCAAAGGCGTAA
- a CDS encoding DUF202 domain-containing protein, whose translation MEKNSPADGQADRVRNRRVHMANERTFLAWIRTSIAIMAFGFVVEKFGLFVRQFSYYLAQTGHLPQAELQTSVSQPQGYSSVLGILLVAFGAVMGVLAFIRYKKVERQIDEDAYQPSRILDLMLMLSMLIIGVFLAVYLMHSL comes from the coding sequence ATGGAGAAGAATTCCCCGGCAGACGGGCAGGCAGACAGGGTCAGAAACAGGCGCGTGCATATGGCGAATGAGAGGACGTTTCTGGCCTGGATCAGGACAAGCATTGCAATAATGGCTTTCGGTTTTGTGGTTGAGAAGTTCGGGCTGTTTGTCAGGCAGTTCTCTTATTATCTTGCCCAGACGGGACATCTGCCACAGGCAGAACTGCAGACTTCTGTCAGTCAGCCGCAGGGATATTCTTCAGTGCTTGGCATTCTTCTCGTTGCATTCGGCGCAGTCATGGGCGTGCTTGCGTTCATACGCTACAAGAAGGTAGAACGTCAGATTGACGAGGATGCCTATCAGCCGTCGCGCATTCTTGATCTGATGCTTATGCTCTCAATGCTGATTATCGGCGTGTTTCTGGCGGTCTATCTTATGCACAGTCTGTGA
- a CDS encoding sigma-54-dependent Fis family transcriptional regulator, protein MSQRILIAEDEAISLKHLAYALEKEGYEVTGTKDGISAFALFEANFYDVIIADIKMPGMDGLTLLEKIKTKEPDAEVIIITGFGSIESAIAAMKKGASEYVTKPFNLDELNLKIRKVLEKKRIEKENTALKVTLGIDQEFPFIAKSHTMQRVVEVIRSITNSDCNVLLTGESGVGKGLVARMIHHTSARGDKPFLGLNCAIFTEELLASELFGHEKGAFTGAAFSKKGLIEVADTGTLFLDEIAEMTPSLQAKLLKVIEDKEFMRVGGTRSIKVDVRLIAATNQNLSAMIKEGKFREDLYYRLNVMDIFIPPLRERREDITPLIKHFLQKYAKKENKKITAFSKEALDILISYGFPGNVRELENIIERAVILEKSATIQPGNLPQTIKLFEVETISPNRVRTIDELNRDYAERILDFVDNNRSKAAELLGISRTSLWRILKK, encoded by the coding sequence ATGAGCCAGAGAATATTGATAGCAGAGGATGAAGCAATATCCCTGAAGCACCTTGCGTATGCCCTCGAAAAGGAAGGCTATGAAGTCACCGGCACAAAAGACGGCATATCTGCGTTCGCCCTTTTCGAAGCAAACTTCTATGACGTGATCATTGCGGATATCAAGATGCCGGGCATGGACGGACTGACGCTGCTTGAAAAGATCAAGACGAAGGAGCCCGACGCAGAAGTGATCATCATCACCGGTTTTGGCAGCATTGAATCTGCAATTGCCGCCATGAAAAAAGGTGCATCAGAATATGTGACCAAACCTTTTAATCTTGACGAACTGAATCTCAAGATCAGGAAAGTCCTGGAAAAAAAAAGGATAGAAAAAGAGAACACCGCACTTAAAGTCACCCTCGGCATCGATCAGGAATTTCCGTTCATCGCAAAAAGCCATACCATGCAGCGCGTTGTCGAGGTGATCAGGAGCATCACCAATTCCGACTGCAATGTACTGCTTACCGGCGAAAGCGGCGTCGGGAAAGGACTTGTCGCAAGGATGATCCATCATACGAGCGCCCGGGGAGATAAACCATTTCTCGGCCTCAACTGTGCCATCTTCACCGAAGAGCTTCTTGCCAGCGAACTTTTCGGCCACGAAAAAGGAGCTTTTACCGGCGCAGCATTTTCGAAAAAGGGACTGATCGAGGTGGCGGACACCGGGACTCTCTTCCTGGATGAGATCGCGGAAATGACGCCCTCGCTCCAGGCCAAACTCCTGAAAGTCATCGAAGACAAAGAATTCATGCGCGTAGGAGGGACACGCTCGATCAAGGTTGATGTCAGGCTTATCGCCGCTACAAACCAGAATCTTTCGGCGATGATCAAGGAAGGTAAATTCAGGGAAGATCTTTATTACCGCCTCAATGTCATGGATATATTTATTCCGCCCCTCAGGGAACGAAGAGAAGACATTACACCCCTTATCAAACATTTTCTGCAGAAGTATGCGAAGAAAGAGAACAAGAAAATAACCGCGTTCAGCAAAGAGGCCCTGGATATTCTGATCTCCTACGGCTTTCCTGGTAATGTAAGAGAACTCGAAAATATCATCGAAAGAGCGGTCATACTCGAAAAGTCCGCAACAATTCAGCCCGGCAACCTTCCTCAGACCATTAAGCTTTTCGAGGTCGAGACCATTTCACCCAACAGGGTCAGGACGATCGATGAACTGAACAGGGATTATGCAGAGAGGATTCTTGATTTCGTAGACAACAACCGCTCAAAGGCAGCCGAACTCCTCGGTATTTCGCGCACCAGCCTCTGGAGAATTCTGAAGAAGTAA
- a CDS encoding universal stress protein: protein MKGYRKVLIAIKGSKEVLSQGINLACDEKCWITVVKVLPPNEGDLNLVGIKNIADVLDNGSRLEAAEIRKLADTEGVMVKTRIEEGDASQKILEVAGEERCDVIVMGAKKRSWLRGIFGDNTVGKVIHQSPCPVLVVGA from the coding sequence ATGAAAGGCTACAGAAAAGTCCTAATCGCAATAAAGGGCTCGAAAGAAGTGCTCTCGCAGGGGATCAACCTGGCCTGCGATGAAAAATGCTGGATAACGGTAGTCAAGGTCCTGCCGCCCAACGAAGGCGATCTGAACCTCGTTGGGATAAAGAATATCGCGGACGTGCTCGACAACGGGTCCCGGCTCGAAGCTGCCGAAATCAGAAAGCTTGCCGATACGGAAGGAGTAATGGTCAAAACAAGGATCGAGGAAGGCGATGCCTCACAAAAGATCCTCGAAGTAGCCGGGGAGGAACGGTGTGATGTGATCGTCATGGGAGCAAAAAAGCGGAGCTGGCTGAGAGGGATCTTCGGCGACAACACGGTCGGCAAAGTGATTCATCAGTCCCCCTGTCCGGTATTGGTAGTAGGCGCCTGA
- a CDS encoding universal stress protein, with protein sequence MYETMVVGFDDSPSSKAALIEASNRARRQGGSVIMVHAVFFDSEEFGIAPEQLDKRLTIGNKVCMQSKEMVASEFGIEVQSLLCEGDPVEVILDVAQGKKADLIVLGTYGRKGLNRLLMGSVTTGVIAGAATDVLVVKKPCTECTGEYASILVPYDGSDFSKLAVKRACEIAKQDHSSVTVLYVIPRYEEMLEFFKTDSIRSSMMQEAEKITKSAKEFALLQGTTVNTHVSEGHAPDRIVEMAKEQKHDLIVMGSHGYHGVNKAILGSTTERVIMNAACPILVVR encoded by the coding sequence ATGTATGAAACAATGGTAGTAGGTTTCGATGATTCGCCGTCGAGCAAGGCAGCTCTCATCGAGGCATCCAATAGAGCCCGCAGGCAAGGCGGCAGCGTAATCATGGTGCATGCGGTCTTCTTCGATTCCGAGGAGTTCGGCATAGCTCCCGAGCAGCTCGACAAAAGGCTCACAATCGGAAATAAAGTATGCATGCAATCAAAGGAGATGGTCGCTTCAGAATTCGGCATAGAGGTGCAGTCGCTGCTCTGCGAAGGCGATCCTGTGGAGGTGATCCTCGACGTTGCACAGGGGAAGAAGGCAGACCTTATTGTCCTTGGCACCTACGGAAGGAAAGGTCTGAACAGGCTGCTGATGGGAAGCGTTACCACTGGAGTTATAGCAGGAGCTGCGACTGATGTGCTTGTTGTAAAGAAACCCTGCACCGAATGCACAGGAGAATATGCATCTATCCTTGTGCCCTATGATGGGTCGGACTTCAGCAAACTGGCAGTGAAGCGTGCCTGCGAGATCGCTAAACAGGACCATAGTTCGGTTACCGTTCTCTACGTTATCCCCCGCTATGAGGAGATGCTTGAATTCTTCAAGACAGATTCGATCCGCAGCAGCATGATGCAGGAAGCGGAGAAGATAACAAAATCTGCAAAAGAATTTGCGCTGCTCCAGGGAACAACAGTAAACACACACGTATCCGAAGGTCACGCTCCTGACCGTATTGTGGAGATGGCCAAAGAGCAGAAGCACGACCTGATCGTTATGGGCAGCCACGGATACCACGGAGTGAATAAGGCAATTTTAGGCAGCACAACAGAACGGGTCATCATGAATGCAGCCTGTCCAATTCTGGTAGTGAGGTGA